The genomic region CTATTTGGCCACTTGTTGGTGGTTATTAGTATCAGGtggtcaaaattgtccatttatgGGTAAATTAATTACAATCATGAAATTTATTCTCTTTGCTAAGCACCACGTTAGTTCATAATTTGAATCTATTACTCCAgatcaatattactttttttctggTATGAGACTTTGAGAAAAATTAATTGCCTGTGAAATTATTGTTGCTATGGAGATGCACAATTATAGTGATAAAGCTTATAGAGATAAAGCCTCTTTATTCTTGGAAATTGAATACTTGAAGTTTAGATCAATAATTGAAGAATGTACAGTTTTGTAATTACCAATAAGGTTTGTAATTGTCTGCTTCCGGAATTTAGTTCGTTAGCAGAACTTGACATATTTTATGCAAGTTTTCTTTAACTatctttttcatgttttattatctatGGCAAGATTTTACACtgtaatataaaagaaaacctTTAAATCTGTAAAAGTAAAAAACTTCACAATACCAAAGAGCGATTGTATCTTTTGCTTGTGTTTGGTATCAAATTGACTTGatacatgaacatttgaaaaatattttgtgtgttttcagttCCCGTCTGTTTCCAGACCCCAAACAATAGAGAAACGCTACCAAGGCATTCTCAGTAGTGTTATGATCGACTTCATTTTGGTAAGTACCTACAATTGTGAACACCAAATTTTTATGTTCTTGTTTGACTATGGACTTAGATTATATTGCTAATACATGTAGctgatacatgtatatcaatattgGTTTAGTTCTCTAAGAGTGTTAGCATTGTCTAGGCGTTCCATTGCAAATCTTCATTCATGGGCGCTGGACTGAGTTGGCAAAAGATTATACCCGTATAACTCATATATTAAACTTTCGTGAGATACATaacattgaaagtaaaaaatatttcctcTACAGATAACCAAACAGTAAACAACTGAAATCTGTTAAAAATGATCTGGCAAGCAACTTGAAATGCTAAATCTATTTATAGGTTAACAAGCATTTATGTGCATAAAAGAATCGTATCTCAACTGTATAATGATTGTCAGTCATTTATTGAACTTGTGAGTAAGCATTATCTATTGTTTGAGGTCTGAAATAGATCACGTTACGCTTTGGCAGAAGAGTGTTCCCATTGTaatcaatgcaaaaaaaacatgatacatgaaaaataacCTTTATTAAACTGAAAAGCAGTAGTTGAAATGTGAAATCTATTACTCTTGTGTATAGAAATCAATTAAAGCTTCTCCAATTCTTCAATGATTGTATTGTCATTACACATTAGCTGCCATAGGCTGTAAACAGATTCCTGTGCATAAACAAATTCCTGTGCATTTGAAACTTAGATTTAAATgctttgtaatgttttatagATTTAATAGTTTCGATGTAAATTTACGttccaaaatgttttaagaaatgctTTTGATGCTATAGTTTAATAGATATATAAAGTAGCAAGTTGTAATTATCAATTTGACAGCCTTGTTCTAAATACGGTAATCTTTAACTTTAAATAGCAGTTTTTTATACACAATAACTGGTTTTGCATTTCCCCTACTTAAGTTATAGGCTTTCAGCTGAAATGGAGAATGCAAAGTGATACACTCTGCTCTATTTAATCAGCACCCCGCTGCCCTTCTGATCAGAATTGTTTTAACAAGGTCTCACtgttttgtgttattttcatcccaaaatacatgtacttgtggattattatttgtattccaattgaaaaaaaatcatatatcaCTTTTCCCTATGACTTACAGCAATCATTGAGACTCGAGCCATCGGAACGTTTCACGATCGAGGAATGCCTGAACCATGTGTCGTTCCAGACAGAACGGCTCCTGAATCGTTCCAGTCTCGTCCCCGTCAAGCACATAGACACACACACCTCCAGCAAGAAACGCAAAAATGACTACAGCGACCATGTCAATAGGTAGGGTCTTAAATGCTGCTAGGACAGGATAGTTCTGGTCTTGTAAAATGAAaaccaatttcatttttttttcaattttggtttCACATTCATTTTCCATAAGcctgtttatatttcaaataacattaataaacaatttgtttgatAAAGCTTTACTGTTAGTTTACTTTTAGCTTGACGTCATCAATGCTCAATTTGTTTtagattatttaattttttgctCAATTGTTGAAATTCATGTCtttgaattgaaattgaatcttaaacttcatatttcaaTTTGTGCTTTTATGTTTCACAGTGAAAACTTGAAGAATTTAACAGTTCGCTCAGGGAAGCAAAAAGGTTTGTTACCAGACCCTAAAGATGAAAAAAGTGAGGAGAAAATGGACACGTCTGAAAGTGAAAAGGAAGTTGGTAACCCTACGTCACAAAGCAAATACGTGAAACAGGCCAAAAATGCCTCGTCCAAAGCAAATGCTGAAAAACAGGCTTTAAACGCAATACGTGAAAAGATAGAACTTGAAAGGGTGCAGGAAGAAAAAGTAATTGCAGATGGTGAAGAAACATCTCGGAAGGAACGGACTAGAACCCCTGCTAGATCGGGGGGTAGACGATCACAAAAAAGTGCAAATCGTAACCAGCCCCAAGTAGATAGTGTTAGTTATAATGATGATAAAGAGGATTCACGGCAGGGAAAGTCATATGTAGACATGTCAAGTCGACAGCCAAACAACCAGTTTAATTCCAATTTTCCAGATTTTAGGTCTGGGAAACTGGTGGAAAATAAGCATGACTTACACAATGGTGATCCAATGGATACTGACCATAATGGTGAAATAGAAGAGCATGACACAGAAATGGATATTAATAACATTCCTAGTGAGTCTAAATACATTAAGCGTAAGCATAGTTCGAAAGCAGTGACAGACAATAAACAAAAGTTGAAATCTAAGTCACCCGAGCCAATTGTGCTTACACCAAGGGAGGCACAGACAGCAAGAACCAGTACATACACTGTAAACATTGAGGCTCCTGATAACCACGAACTGGAAAATGGCCATAGCAAACTGTCAGATAGTCCTCCGGAGAGGAAAAAGGTAACATACGTCTGAAGAATGTTCTATGTCagaattaaatgttattttatacatgcaGTGTATGAAACCAATGTATGTCCAGAGCTATTGATAACTTTTTACCAATTGTACTCCCTGAAGTAAATTGTAGTGAACACATTTAATTTAGTGTAATGGTGATTGTTTAAGTGTACTGACAAATTGAATTGCAAACAGACATGTCTTTATCCTCAATGTTGAACATAATCAATTAGTTTAATTGATTCTTAACCAGTAAAATGGGCTCTTTTGATATGATCATAATTTAGCTTTGCCTGAGAACCACTGTAACCTTACCAAAACAAACAGATTTTGATATTAAGATTAATAGTTTAATTGATTCTAAGCCAGTGAAATGGGCTTTTTTGATTTGGTCGTAGTTTCGCTATGATCTTACAACAATTGAATCCTTACAAATGCAAACAGATTCTGATTTTATATCCTAATTGGCGTATTTGAAAGCGTATTTACACCAATTGTGATCCTTATCTGTAGCTCTGTATGTCCACTTCTTGATTGCTAATTTGCCTCATAAAGACAGTTTTATACATGCAGCTTTTACGCATCTGGAGGAATCATTCGATCATATATTACCACTTTGCTTGTTTCATCCATCTCATGTCAATATTATTAGCAATATTCCAATCTGATATACAATTTCATTCTACAGTTTTTGGACAAGACATTACAAGAGGAGTTACAGCGGATCAAGTCAAGCACGATGCGACAGAAGAAGAACCAAGAGCAGCCACTGCAGAAGCAGGAGGTCTCCTTCATGAGGACGATAACAGATCGCCTCTCTGATGCTAAGGTAGGCAGAAACACATTATGGTATGCACTACTGGCTTATTTAACAAAGAAGTTTGTGGtgaatgagagtgcagcttacaTATAAATTTACCATTGATATATAGATaccatttatatttgataatagcagtcatcatgtttttttcacTGAATTCTTTGCCTTAATTGTATTGCATCACTGGATGTATGTGGCCAAACTCCAAAcctcaatttaaaaaataaaatcaatgttgtTCTAGACATGAATTAAGACATTGTGTCAGTAAACTGACTTTAGCCAAAATATACTTTGAGCCAAAAATCAGGTGATGCAGTACATTTTGTGGCTGCtaacaaaatgcttgtaaatacaCATAATTTCACTCAAAGACATAAATTAACATGTTGTTGCACATTTGAACGAAAGTTTATACAAgaatttgcttttttgttgaaatcACAGAATTCTGAAGGGATTTAGATAGCATTATGTATTCCAGTAAGTGCAATCTGTGGTTATCATGGAGGCAATGAATAGTGAAAGTAAGGAATTTAATAAGCAAATACAGGAATCAAATAAATCTATTGGAGATGAGATAAATGTCATTTGAAGAATAAAcagtataaataaatgcatCGGCATTAGTTATGAGAGATTGTCGAAGCTTATGTCACAACTGAAAACAACTTCAGTGGTGTGGtgattgtatattttgtattcaatttcaataaatatttcagtgcatttgatttatatttacaagTTCAAGCCATTAACAATCTGGCTGTGTTATAAACGTGATTGCCTATATTTGCCATGAGCTTTGGAGATAGCATGTCATCAGTGCTGTCTTAGCTGCAAGTGCATATGTCACAGCAAGTTTAATAGTTCAGTTTgcatttatattgatgaaaaacTTTTGTTTCACAGAACATATATATCCCAAGTGAAAGTGCATATGTTACAACAAGTTGAATAGTTCAGTTTgcatttatattgatgaaaaacTTTTGTTTCACAGAACATATATATCCCAAGTGAAAGTGCATATGTTACAACAAGTTGAATAGTTCAGTTTgcatttatattgatgaaaaacTTTTGTTTCACAGAACATGTATATCCCAGGCATAAGTGCATATGTTACAACAACAAGTTGAATAGTTCagttaacatttatattgatgaaaaacTGTTGTACAATTTCACAGAACATATATATCCCAAGCAAAAGGAAGACCCGACTCCAAAGAGTATGTCTTGTGATATAAAGAACAAAGCCATTGAAACTGTTAACATCACTTgacagtttttaaaaacaacaaattttagAGCATCggaaaattatataatgtttatctATTTACATTTGTCCAGTTTAAAAAGTATGTTATctacttaataaaaaaataataattatatttttagaatatcATTCAAAAGCGTTTAAAATACTTCCAAGACAGTTAAGTCTCTAAAATAAGATGACCAACAGTTTACATGGCTTATCAGCATAAAGTTTAGATGTTGGTATCCAGAAGCatcatattatgttatattagaTTAAGCTAGCCATTAAGTTATGCATGTGTAGCAAAGATTTATGCCCATAAATATTAGTGCCagacatatataattatgtaatataaatagtcatttttttatttttggtctacTTAACAATATGACATCAGCTGGCCCCAGCCTAGCGTTGACTCAATTTTAAGTAgaccaaaataaatactaaCTTTTCTAGTGTTTATGCAAATGTCTCTACCTTAGCAAATGCGCAATAGCTTAATAATTCATGCGATGAAATcgattgaaaacaaaatgttatatttgcGGGTATTTTTGTCCAATGCTTTCTTAATAATTAAATCAGAATTCATCCTGGGATCCCATTGGGGTGGAGACATGAGTAGAAACACTAAGTGTGCATCAAAGTTGGTCTTGTCAATGTTAGGGTCAGTAAAACATAGCAAAGTAAGCATGGTTGAGAAGccaaatgtaatatttaaaattaattgaccagttgttgttttttccaaaaattatGCATTGATAATTCTGTTTCCTCAacacagtatataattatgtttgaaatgacCCTTCAAGtttcctatttttttaaaattatgaatatgcagaaataaacagaaataaaagggcacagaacattttttgctactGTATGAATTATGCAATATAGTCTGTATTGTGGTCTTACCAttgtatgttattgtttatcaagcatggttatattttatttatggtgAACCGCGAGCCCTATACATATTCATTAATCAGGCTTTTACTAACAATGTATCCTGAATCTGTCATATTTTAAACCTCTATGACAAGAGCTTTAGTCTTAAAAGATGTTTTTACATATTCTTATATGGCAAGAAATttagatgatattttttttttcgataatttGAGATTTTACAAGTAGAAAATGGTTTGTTTCAGCAAAAATTAGCAGGTGACTTCCTTATAAGATCtgcataaaatgcattttcactttaaaaccttttaatgCTTCATGACACATCATAATTCACCATAGtgatttaatgttttcatttccaTAGAAgttcaatattaataattatgttccAGTTACAGAATACGGAGGGTGGAAACAGCAAGTATGGACGGGACCGAGGGGAGCGGGACAATTATGGCACATACAACAATCCCGCCGGCAAGGACACCCGAGCTCGCAGCAGAAATCAGTACTATGGTAGGTATTATATCATGGTTCAGCTGcgagaaaacatatttttatgcccccaaaggtgggcatattaaaattgcaccgtccgtccgtccgtccgtctgtccgtccgtccgtccggctctgtaactttcccttgtatggacagattttaaaataacttgccacatgtgttccacataccaagacgacgtgtaaTGTGCAAGacttgtgtccctacctcaaaggtcaaggtcacacttagtgtttattcacaatggagtgctgcatataaggacatagagtataggttgtcgtgtccgggctgtaactttctcttgtatggacagattttaaaataacttgccacatgtgttccacataccaagacgacgtgtcgtgtgcaagacccgtgtccctgcctcaaaggtcaaagtcacacatagtgtttattcacaatggagtgctgcatataaggacatagagtaatagagtataggttgtcgtgtcagggctgttactttcccttgtatggacagattttaaaatcacttgctacatgtgttccacatacgaagacaacgtgtcgtgtgcaagacccatgtccctacctctaaggtgaaagatacactaagtgtttattcacaagggaattctgaatataaggacataacagtgtagattgtcaagtatgggtggtatttttttatgttcagaggcaatttaaaatgtatttgacacgtaaaggcaagatcaacttttcatgtactgaccttgttcgtaggtcaatgtcacattcgggggcattcgtcacatactgtgacagctcttgttaagaatatttttctcaaaaaaagagCACCAATCTACTGTAAGAAAAATTTAGAAAAGACAtcaatttttttgtattattccAGTGATAGTTTTCTTTGCATGAataataagattttttaaaaGAGAGAAATCTTGGAAAAACTGTATACTCTTCTGAGGTTTGTAAGATTAGTGGTATGCATGAAAATGTAAATCCCAACATTTAAAATGCTCTTTAAGCTACCTGTATAGAACTACATGCTAATTTTGAACCGAACAAATACATGTGTTAGCACAGAATGTAAGAGGATATGTTCTTGAATAAACAGCAGAAGGGCCAGGGTTTGGACGTGAATCCAGCTTTTTCAATTCTGATGGCTCTCGGCGAATGTCGGTGGACGACGGCAGAAAAAGTTCATATCGTTCCTCATCCGTGTGTTCGTTCACAAATAACAGTATATATCACGTTTTGTGCCTGTCTGTGACAATTAAAATGCTTGTCACATGCTCCTTTCtgggtttttttcttgtttggcTAGGAGTTTTATGTTATCGTTACAGTGTTCAAAGCGTTAGTTAAAAAGACTAGCTAttcaatgtaaatgaaatatttattttaaatgatggcCATTATGGACaaaatgttgaatttgaacACTGTTAGTAGATATTTGATACCATAGAGTAGACTTTTGTGTCCtacaatttaatacaattttccTGCATGATTGTCGCTATTTAGACTGTAGTTTttgtaacattattatattgttttctaaTTTGATTCCATCATAGAAATAAagttaaatcagttttattcaaatgcataaatTGACACCAAAGAAATGAGGGTctatttcattaatatattcaGTATTAATGCGCATGAAACATTCAATTCaggtaaaactgaaaaaaacatatttcgttTCAGCCatgaatttaatttttcagTATTGACTTTTGGAAGTATTTTCTATTCAGTATATTGCAACAAagcttttaaataaaagaaaaaactaagtgaatcattttgaatttgaatgcaattatgtattgaatttttgttttggaaacatCTTTTATAACGCAAATTGTTATAGATTGATGAACCTgaggttttttttctttgatcaTGATTTATGTATGCACAGACTAATGAAATAGAACCCTGGGCAGAATATGCAATAAGGATTAACGATTGCTCTTTTTTTGCGGCCAGTGAATTAAGATGTGAAGTGGTGGAAAATTCAATATTAAGATTAGGTTACAAAGAAACCATAAAAAATATGGCGAATTATTATCAAGTTGAATAACATCAAATAGCAGGGCAAAATTCTACTGCAATAACATAAGAGTTAGAGACCATTCATGTGTCGGTATTCTTGTTTTCTTTACAGCTTTCATTATACACCTGAGCAGACACAATACTCTCTTTCACCAGAATATTTTATGTAAAGCGATGGGTACAATTCACTTTCATTTTCTGCTCGTGTTTAGTTTATGTCGATTTCTTTCCTAGCAGAAAGTCGTCAAGGGTCCGCAACCTCTACGGAGTCTGGAGAAGGTAGctagagttatgcccctttccCTTCTTGTTCTTTCTTTGCCAGACTCTGCCTGCACTATGGACCCTTGTCTCTTTATAAATGTCTTGCATGTTGTGAATGTGGATTTCTTACTTACTATTtccatgctttaaaataattatgatggtTATTGAGATggaatttatagaaaaaaaatcgaggcattttcatttgtttgtttccaGGTAAGGGTGAAAAAGAATTGACTTGAAAAGGAAATCAAAACGTTATATTATAGATTCTTAGTACTATACAGTATTGTGTGTTGTTTATTGTGACTACACTCAATTGTATTAGAGACTAATGTAAAATCTTACCGTATTGTTACTATTCCAAAAACTGTGTCTTAATCAGCCatcatattattttatcttatctattttcattcattttgtcCTTTTTATCACAAGATTTGCAGCCACGTTTTTGTGCTGTAACCTTGTATTGCGGTATTTCTGTGTCACTGTGTTGTCACATTCTCGccaatgttttgtattgacaatatatttcagGTTTTTGATGCCTTTttccttaaaattaatattcacAACTTTGTGAATGTAACAACATGATAAACACCATCCATGTTaactttaaatatgaaatgaatctacaatgtgctcatatattgaaataaaataggtacagctgaaacagttgtctcaaatcttgttagaaatgcAGCCGATCTAACATGTATCATTCGATAAAATTCCTGAGCAGTAAGGATCTGAatgttaacaaagttgttaatttcttacaaagttctgaacaattggctcAAAGAGTGCGATAGCTTACCAACATGGGCATGAAAGTACAATAGGTGTCATGTTTTCCTAAAGAATAAGTGACATTTAGATTATTAACTCCCTTAGATGATAAATTCCCTGTTTCTGTATAATTCTGTATAAAATGTGGAGGATATTGCTTTTATGTATGCAAAAGTTTGGTTGCTTTTTAGTTTGTAGAAAGAAACATTTTCTCTAGTCGGTGAAGTGTCCAGCTTAGCACAAGTTGTAGCACCAAGTTATAACCAATAGTTATGAAATTTTGTAGTTTGAATATCTGCACCCTGTTTTCTGAATTACTTGTAGTTTAATTATTGCAGTAACAAAATATGCATGATGTTATAACACCATTGTTTTAAGTTGAACACACAATCTAACCTTAGAgaacttttaaataatactttGGTTTCCATGaaaattgatatataaactTGGATGTTATCTAAGTGTTCTTAAAGGTTTCGGTGTATTTTTTCAGACTTGGGTTTCCACAGGGAGCACGGGAACATCAATGTCGGAGGTCCCCCTGTCCAGGCGAGGTCGCACACAAAGTACGTGAACGTTCAGCCATACTACAACGACAATGATATGTACCACGCACGACAGCAGAACATGAGGCATGAACCATCATGGTAGTGATGCTTAGATGTGCCATGTTTCTTGATGTTGCGTTCTTAAATATACGTTGTcacttaatgataaaataatcttGTGTGTCATAAAAGACATGCAGCTacttgtataaaactggtttattCTTTGAATTGGTTAATTTTAGTTAGTCGACATGTTTATTGATTAGTTAATATTTACCCATTGTTGACCAATTAAATTGCTTGTATGTGCAAACTAACCAAAAGAAAACCCGCAGACAATATAtccagttttatgcaattgGCCAATGGgaaatgattaaaaaagatagtcattataaagtttgttttggTGAAAACATAATGTAATCTCAAATTAATGAAGTGtaaacaagttttgttttgaagttttTGCTATATTTCTTAGAAAGAAATTGCCAATGAATACAAAAACTGCATATATACTGTAACATGTTTGTTGGTAAAGATTTTACTAAAATAGAATTCCTAAACATTTTCAGGCAACAGGAAAGAAATTCAGACTGGCATGCATCAGGGACAATGTATCAGCTTGctaagaagaaaaagaagaaaaaaattgtaCAGGTAAATGAGAATGTTTTACATTCACACCTAACAATTATTTAACTCTTTCCAGATACTTCCTGTATGATGTAACAACATCTTTCCTATCACACTTGTTGGCATTATGTGAGGAAAGAGTGTGGTCTTTTGCTGTTGGGGAAAACAAAGTACTGTACAATAAACACATTTGTCCAACATGATGACCACCATCTATCCTACAGGAAGTGATCTCAGTGTTTGGtctgaaatgatatttataacCAATAtctgacaaaaataacaattttggaCAAAAACCTGGTCACTTATACTCtcctttaaaggtttttcagttttttgtccacatttgttatttttgccaGTTATAGGTTATAAGCTGTCTTTAATTTggctttaatatatcatttaagacAATACACAGAGTCAAATCCTGTGATCTCTCCAAGGCCCGCTGGGAATCAAAGCCATTTAATCATAGTCAAACATGCTGCACAACCCAGTGTAGACCTTCATTGCTGATGAACAAACACTATGCGATTCTTAACAGATTTATGCTAAGGTGTTAATGGATTGAACACGTTTATGCTAaggtgattttttattttaacagatATTGATGGATCGAGACAATGAGAATCTTGGTCGAGGAACGCCGTCCCGACATTTCATGGCCCCGTCCCGTGGTTCCCGGCTGGACTTTGATGGTGACGATGAGTTGATTGATGGGCAGGTGTCAGCACGGGAACCACTCCAGATGGACAACAGGGAGAAAACACAGTTTGCTAAACAAACCATGGCACTCCGGAAAATGGCACAGACACCTGTAGATAAGGTTTGTCATAAAGAATTCTATCTTTAAGGATTGCAATGAAAGGATTTACTTTACTGAGAAATATTAATACCGGTATGAATGAGACTGTTTTTCTGAATAATTAATTTACTGATGCATTGTAgcttattgtattttttaaatactgtacataaatacaaatacaatatctAAGCATGAAATTGCTTCTGTAATgaatattatatgaataatgaaatacatacttggacaatgataatgaaaatttaTTACAGCATTATATTAAGCACTCTTGTTGGTACTATGTAAAGTGacagtgtggtcttgtgttgtgggggaaaccaggGTTCCTGGAGAAAACTAACTTGActgacttggtgaccacaaaacAAACTCATAATGCCTATACTGGGAATCAAACCTGGGACACCTTGCTAAGAAGCGAGtacgctaaccggacaaccaatgTTAAAGGATAGTTATTAGAATAATAGTGTTATACCGACTACACATGTATTCATAAcctaattatataaacatttcatgtttTAGTCTGCAAGGTTACAGCCTATCAACAAGTACAGTAGCAGTCGATCAGGGAGCCAGACTGGGCATTACTTCGCACCAGAGACAATTTGGCCGTATGATCGGCATGGCAAGCCAGTTGACCATGACACCCGACATGCGGGATCCATTGGTGGTGCGGATGTTCGTTCAGGGTGGATATCCCGACCCCAGTCAGTGCTAGGCGATGATAATGATGTGTTTATGCACACGCCAAGGGATCCAGAGTTGAAACCAATAAAAAGTGGGAAGAGTCGGACTGGCTTCCACGATGTGAGAGGAATGAGAGACGGCAACACCtgaagaattattttatttatttattgttttaattctttTAAACTGCCTGTTTTTGATACCTATGGGAGCAAAGATCCTGTAGGTATATGTgcatattcttaaataaataatttataagtacGGTATCATGAAGCATTTTCTGTGAttcaaaagttttaaatttatagatttatttccATAAAATTATTACCggtaatgttttttgtttaacatattgttCAAAGGTCAGCCAAATCCTACATTTGTATGCATATATCAGGCTGTTATTCCATTTTCATtatgtgttcaaatttaagctATTTCACAATGTACAATACCATGTGATCAGGTTTGATCATGTGATCGATTCAAGTCATGTGACTGTGTCATGTGACTGCAAAAAAGATTGCCAAAGACattgatataaatttaaacttaagaaTTTTGTCTGTCCTTCGCTTCCGGGGTTTCATTATGCAAAAATGAGTGTTTGTGTTTTCGTGTAATACTCCATGTATGGTGgtagtgttttgttttcaccGGGATCGTTTCTGTTTAATGGTTCGTGAACAGAGTTGTAATTGAATAAGGAAACAAGAAGCAGTTTCAAGTAAAGGTCTTTCATCCTAATTTGTTTGTActcttgttttttaattaatgagAAGGAATtccatttctatttttaatggTACACAAATTTGCTCCTTTTTCttctttatgaatatttttatattcttttaaaatgaatatcatgTTATAGAAAGACTAAATGCA from Mya arenaria isolate MELC-2E11 chromosome 3, ASM2691426v1 harbors:
- the LOC128227948 gene encoding cyclin-dependent kinase-like 5 isoform X13; the encoded protein is MNKYEIVGVVGEGAYGVVLKCKHKESGELVAVKKFKDGEENDDVRRTTLRELKMLRSLKQENIVELREAFRRKGKLYLVFEYVERNMLEVLEELPNGVAPEKVRSYTYQLCKAIHWCHSNDIIHRDIKPENLLISSSGLLKLCDFGFARTISGGVNGMYTDYVATRWYRSPELLLGAPYGKAVDIWSIGCILGELADGQPLFPGESEIDQLYVIQKIVGQLPPDQMNMFYNNARFSGLKFPSVSRPQTIEKRYQGILSSVMIDFILQSLRLEPSERFTIEECLNHVSFQTERLLNRSSLVPVKHIDTHTSSKKRKNDYSDHVNSENLKNLTVRSGKQKGLLPDPKDEKSEEKMDTSESEKEVGNPTSQSKYVKQAKNASSKANAEKQALNAIREKIELERVQEEKVIADGEETSRKERTRTPARSGGRRSQKSANRNQPQVDSVSYNDDKEDSRQGKSYVDMSSRQPNNQFNSNFPDFRSGKLVENKHDLHNGDPMDTDHNGEIEEHDTEMDINNIPSESKYIKRKHSSKAVTDNKQKLKSKSPEPIVLTPREAQTARTSTYTVNIEAPDNHELENGHSKLSDSPPERKKFLDKTLQEELQRIKSSTMRQKKNQEQPLQKQEVSFMRTITDRLSDAKLQNTEGGNSKYGRDRGERDNYGTYNNPAGKDTRARSRNQYYESRQGSATSTESGEDLGFHREHGNINVGGPPVQARSHTKYVNVQPYYNDNDMYHARQQNMRHEPSWQQERNSDWHASGTMYQLAKKKKKKKIVQILMDRDNENLGRGTPSRHFMAPSRGSRLDFDGDDELIDGQVSAREPLQMDNREKTQFAKQTMALRKMAQTPVDKSARLQPINKYSSSRSGSQTGHYFAPETIWPYDRHGKPVDHDTRHAGSIGGADVRSGWISRPQSVLGDDNDVFMHTPRDPELKPIKSGKSRTGFHDVRGMRDGNT
- the LOC128227948 gene encoding cyclin-dependent kinase-like 5 isoform X6, with the protein product MNKYEIVGVVGEGAYGVVLKCKHKESGELVAVKKFKDGEENDDVRRTTLRELKMLRSLKQENIVELREAFRRKGKLYLVFEYVERNMLEVLEELPNGVAPEKVRSYTYQLCKAIHWCHSNDIIHRDIKPENLLISSSGLLKLCDFGFARTISGGVNGMYTDYVATRWYRSPELLLGAPYGKAVDIWSIGCILGELADGQPLFPGESEIDQLYVIQKIVGQLPPDQMNMFYNNARFSGLKFPSVSRPQTIEKRYQGILSSVMIDFILQSLRLEPSERFTIEECLNHVSFQTERLLNRSSLVPVKHIDTHTSSKKRKNDYSDHVNSENLKNLTVRSGKQKGLLPDPKDEKSEEKMDTSESEKEVGNPTSQSKYVKQAKNASSKANAEKQALNAIREKIELERVQEEKVIADGEETSRKERTRTPARSGGRRSQKSANRNQPQVDSVSYNDDKEDSRQGKSYVDMSSRQPNNQFNSNFPDFRSGKLVENKHDLHNGDPMDTDHNGEIEEHDTEMDINNIPSESKYIKRKHSSKAVTDNKQKLKSKSPEPIVLTPREAQTARTSTYTVNIEAPDNHELENGHSKLSDSPPERKKFLDKTLQEELQRIKSSTMRQKKNQEQPLQKQEVSFMRTITDRLSDAKNIYIPSKRKTRLQRLQNTEGGNSKYGRDRGERDNYGTYNNPAGKDTRARSRNQYYAEGPGFGRESSFFNSDGSRRMSVDDGRKNLGFHREHGNINVGGPPVQARSHTKYVNVQPYYNDNDMYHARQQNMRQQERNSDWHASGTMYQLAKKKKKKKIVQILMDRDNENLGRGTPSRHFMAPSRGSRLDFDGDDELIDGQVSAREPLQMDNREKTQFAKQTMALRKMAQTPVDKSARLQPINKYSSSRSGSQTGHYFAPETIWPYDRHGKPVDHDTRHAGSIGGADVRSGWISRPQSVLGDDNDVFMHTPRDPELKPIKSGKSRTGFHDVRGMRDGNT